GATCTCATGAAAATATATAGTGACCATTTACCGCTTCATCCGCGTTCGATCCGACGAACGCAGCCGAGCAGCAATTCCTCCAGGTTCAGCGGCGGCATGTCGATGTGGATGGTGTCGAAGCCGCGATCCCGCGCCCGGACCATCAGGTCATGGTTGACTGCGGCAATGGACAGCAGGACAGGGCCGACGGCACCACGCCGGCCAGCCGGTCGAAGGCCGATAGCCCCGGCCTGCGACGACCCGCCAGCCCAACGTCTCCAGGTAAAGCCGCAGTCCCTCGCGCAGCAAGGGGCTGCGGTCGGCGACCAGCGCCCAGCGCACCCGGCCTTCGGTGCTCCGCCGCAGCGGCAACGGGCCGGCGTGACCCGTCCGGCTGTCATCGGTCATGGAAGAGGCGATGGAGGCGGTCAGCAGGATGATCATTGGACCAGTCATCGGGGGGCGTGCTCCGGTTCGAAGGCTCCTGTTTGCGGCAGGGGGGCGCTCTCCTGACTTTTGAAGAAAATCCCAACGATCACATCACTCACATGACGGGCAGACTTTCAAACGATCGTCATATGCGGCTGGTTACACTTGAGTGAGATCGATTGCATACGGGAGATTGATCAGCAGCAGAGGACTTCCCCCATGGCGCAAGCTGCGGATTCCCTGATCGAGGATATCTACGACGCCGTAACCTTTCCAGAGCGTTGGGGGGGAGCATCCAGGGCCATCCAAAGAAAGCCGTTTTTGACGGTTGCGATGGTGGCACAGCGATCTTCGGCGCATGCCATGCAGACGGCGGGGAGTGGGGCGCCGAAGAGATTGGCGATGCCCAGCATGGTGTTGCGCAGCATCGCCATGGCCTGGGGCACGGCGCCGGATCGCACCCGGCTGGCGTCTTCGCTCAAGAGGACGTCACGCCTCCAGTGCAGGCGGTTCTCGATGCCCCAGTGGTCGCGGGCGAGCGCGAGCAGCGCCGCAGGCGAGGCGTGGTCGCGGTCCAGGCTGGTGATGACGTAGACGATTTCGTGTGAGATCGCGCCCTTGACCTCGCGGGTCCGCTCGATGCGGCAGACCTGCGCCACGCCGGGCCAGTCGAGCGCGGGAACGACCTCGCGGCTGACGATGATGCGGCGGGTTTCGATGCGCCCGTGCCCCTTCTCCACGGTCTGCGCACTCTCACGGTCCGGCGGCGGCCGGTCCAGGGCGGGAGGCGGGGGCTGGCCCTGGAACGCCGCCACCAGCTCCGGGGGGAAAAGCGTCACCGAAGGCGACGGCGAGATTGGCCATCAGCGCCGGTTGGTTGGCTTTGACGGTGAACAGATAATCGCCGCCGCCGTCGCGGATGGCTTGGCAGATGGCGCGCTGACAGAACACCGCATCCCCGGTGATTACCGCACCGCCCAGCGGCAGGCTCTTGAGCAGCGTCAGCGCGGCGGTGATCTCGTTGGCCTCGGGCGGCACCCGCAACTGGCCGATCACCGTCCCCAGCCGGCTGGCGAAGGCGGCCAGCAGATGCACGCCTTCGCTGCCATCGTGCCCGGCCGGCGCGCTGCCCTTCAGGCGCTTGCCGTCGAGCGCCACATGTCCGACCGGGCCGGAGCCGCGCGCCCATTCCCCCAACACCGCCTCGGCCGCCGTAAAACGTCCAAAGCCTTGAAGAAATAGTTGTAGCTGCTTGAGATCATCGGCGGCCGTGCTCGCTTTCATCGCCGAATCCTGCTCGAAATCGGTGAGAACGAGACGGGGCTTATGCTCAGATTAACTGCGACTGTGCTCACAGTCGGTGCGACATGCTCGCAATCATCCGGCCTTGCTCACATTGCGTGAGACGATGGCCCAGTTAGCAGGCCGCGGAAAAAGGGCTGTGCACGGCTGTCGTGTCGTGATTCCCTCCAGTGAGGGCAAAGGCGACCGTTGAGGGAATGATGCGGGGCTCGGACGAACGCAGCGAAGGTCTTTTCAGCTACGTGAGCTGCGAGGCACGGGTTCCGGCGACCCATCCATTGCGGCCGATCCGGGCCATCGTGGACGAAGCGCTGGAGGTGATGTCACCGGCGTTCGAGGGGCTGTACTCCAAGATCGGCCGGCCGTCGATCCCGCCGGAAAAGCTGCTGCGGGCGCTGCTGCTCCAGGCCTTCTACTCGGTGCGCTCGGAACGCCAGCTGATGGAACAGCTCGACTATAACCTGCTGTTCCGCTGGTTCGTCGGCTTGTCGATGGACGCTCCGGTGTGGGACGTGACGGTGTTCACCAAGAACCGGGAGCGTCTGCTGGCCGGGGATGTGGCGGCCAAGTTCCTGGCCACCGTGCTGGGCCAGCCGAAGGTGAAAGCGCTGCTGTCGGACGAGCACTTCTCGGTGGACGGGACGCTGATCGAAGCCTGGGCCAGCGTGAAGAGCTTCCGGCCCAAAGATGGCAGCGGTGAGCCGCCGGGGCCGGGACGCAACGGCGAACGCGACTTTCACGGCGAGAAGCGGTCCAACGAGACCCATGCCTCGACCAGCGACCCCGAGGCGCGGCTGTACCGCAAGGGCAACGGGCAGCCGGCGAAGCTGGCCTTCATGGGTCATGCGTTGATGGAGAACCGGAACGCCCTGGTGGTCAATGTCCGGCTCACCGCGGCGACCGGCTTGGCCGAGCGCGAGGCGGCGGTGTCCATGGTCGAGGCCATCCCCGGCCGCCACCGCATCACGGTGGGCGCCGACAAGGCCTACGACACCAAGGATTTCGTGGCGAACATGCGCGAGTTGGGCGCCGCCCCGCACGTCGCCCAGAACACCCGCAACCGCCGCTCGGCCATCGACGGCCGAACCACCCGCCACCCCGGCTATGCAGTCAGCCTACGAATCCGCAAGCGCATCGAGGAGGTGTTCGGCTGGATCAAAGGGGCCGGGCTACGCAAGACCCGCCATCGCGGCACGGCCCGTGTCGGCTGGATGTTCACCCTGACCGCCGCCGCCTACAACCTGATCCGCCTGCCAAAGCTACTGGCGGCGGCATAATCACGCCCGGAGTCCGCCCAAAAGGCGGCCTTGGGCGCTCCAGGCCGGGGGTGCACCCGCTGATTTCGACCAAAGCGGGTGCAAAAGGCCCAAATTGCGAGCCTCCGCAGAGGCAAGGACGCCATACACGAGCCTTTTTCCGCGTCCTGTTAGAGCGGCAGCCCAGCCGCCTGCATCTGTTGCGTCAGTTCCTGGGCTCTGGCTCCTCCCAGTTCACCACGGAGAAACTGGCGGATCTCCGCCGGTTTGACGCTGAACTGGTCGGCCAGGGAGCGCACGCTGTAGCCGTGACGGGTCAGCCGCGGTTCCAGATCGTCGAGCTGACGCGACAGGATGCTCTCGACCACCTGGACTGTGACCGGTCGGTCCCCGATCCGGAATGCTTCCTCGAACGCAAGGGTCAGATGCTGCTCGATCTGAAGCGGGGTCTTCAGGCGGCTGGCCAGCAACTCCACGGCCACCGCCTCGATCAGCTCGCCGATGTCGATGCCCTCGCCGGCACAGCGTGCGAGGAGCCAGCGGATGTAGGCGAGCTGGTTGCCCGCCATGCCGTCGAACTCGAACACCACCGACCGGTAGCCGATCTCTTCCATGGTCGGGCGCCGGAGGTCGTTCCGGAGTTTGGGATGGCCCACCAGCACCACGGAGAGCATGCCGCCGCCATCGGCCACCACCTCCATCAACCGTTTCAGGCCGATCAGCGTCTTGCCATGCAGATCGTGCGCCTCGTCGACGAACAGGGCCACCGGCTTGCGGCCGCGACGCACAAGCTGTTGCAACTCGCGCTCCCGCTTCTCGCCCAGGGTCGGGATCTTCGGGTCCTTGTCCGGCGAGAGGTCGTGGAACAGCGCGGTG
This region of Azospirillum sp. B510 genomic DNA includes:
- a CDS encoding IS5-like element ISAzs10 family transposase → MRGSDERSEGLFSYVSCEARVPATHPLRPIRAIVDEALEVMSPAFEGLYSKIGRPSIPPEKLLRALLLQAFYSVRSERQLMEQLDYNLLFRWFVGLSMDAPVWDVTVFTKNRERLLAGDVAAKFLATVLGQPKVKALLSDEHFSVDGTLIEAWASVKSFRPKDGSGEPPGPGRNGERDFHGEKRSNETHASTSDPEARLYRKGNGQPAKLAFMGHALMENRNALVVNVRLTAATGLAEREAAVSMVEAIPGRHRITVGADKAYDTKDFVANMRELGAAPHVAQNTRNRRSAIDGRTTRHPGYAVSLRIRKRIEEVFGWIKGAGLRKTRHRGTARVGWMFTLTAAAYNLIRLPKLLAAA
- a CDS encoding ExeA family protein, whose translation is MLTEVMEYFRLERDLLMAGYYETDHHRQLIKDVKASILAGRLVAVAGVVGSGKTVLLRRIQDELTREGRVTVSKSLSVDKDRTTIPTLITALFHDLSPDKDPKIPTLGEKRERELQQLVRRGRKPVALFVDEAHDLHGKTLIGLKRLMEVVADGGGMLSVVLVGHPKLRNDLRRPTMEEIGYRSVVFEFDGMAGNQLAYIRWLLARCAGEGIDIGELIEAVAVELLASRLKTPLQIEQHLTLAFEEAFRIGDRPVTVQVVESILSRQLDDLEPRLTRHGYSVRSLADQFSVKPAEIRQFLRGELGGARAQELTQQMQAAGLPL